The following coding sequences lie in one Rissa tridactyla isolate bRisTri1 chromosome Z, bRisTri1.patW.cur.20221130, whole genome shotgun sequence genomic window:
- the SREK1 gene encoding splicing regulatory glutamine/lysine-rich protein 1 isoform X2: MTSLMPGAGLLPIPTPTPLTTLGVSLGTLGAIPAAALDPNISALGEIPQPPIMGNVDPSKIDEIRRTVYVGNLNSQTTTADQLLEFFKQVGEVKFVRMAGDETQPTRFAFVEFADQNSVPRALAFNGVMFGDRPLKINHSNNAIVKPPEMTPQAAAKELEEVMKRVREAQSFISAAIEPESGKSSERKGGRSRSHSRSESRSSSKSRSRRKRSHSKHRSRSGNRSLSRHKDRRRSRSPLKKRSRSRERRKSRSRSRSRDKKRDKEKVKEKEKAKEKEKERDRDKEKERDRDKDRERERDKERNREKDRERDKERNKDRERVRDKDRDRDRDKEKDKDKDREREKDKEKEKDREEVDQNKEKEDTEKEGEKEREKIKDKEGDKDKGGDKDKEKEKDGDKEKEREREKDRDDKKKKEKKSRTPPRSYSSSRRSRSSSRERRKRKSRSLSKSPKTSKTTKRKSSRTPSPRRNKKEKKRERDTNNERRERERSTSKKKSSKEKEGKEKSDKGAATLKDKDHTKEDQNSETDKEVDNRDTQRTDEVKVQQNGNCQPNEEDLSIKMEEV; this comes from the exons ATGACAAGCCTGATGCCTGGTGCAGGGTTGCTTCCTATACCTACACCAACACCTTTGACTACA ctcGGTGTTTCACTTGGCACTTTGGGGGCTataccagcagcagcactggaccCTAACATTTCGGCCCTAGGAGAAATACCACAACCGCCGATTATGGGGAACGTGGATCCATCCAAAATTGATGAAATCAGAAGAACAGTCTATGTTGGAAACTTGAATTCCcag ACTACAACAGCAGATCAGCTGCTTGAATTCTTTAAGCAAGTTGGAGAAGTCAAATTTGTGCGAATGGCTGGTGATGAGACGCAACCAACACGATTTGCTTTTGTGGAATTTGCAGACCAAAATTCTGTACCTCGAGCTCTTGCCTTTAATGGAGTTATGTTTGGAGACAGGCCACTAAA aaTAAATCACTCCAATAATGCAATAGTGAAGCCTCCTGAAATGACACCACAAGCTGCTGCGAAGGAACTGGAAGAAGTGATGAAGAGAGTAAGGGAAGCCCAGTCTTTCATATCTGCTGCTATTGAGCCAG agTCTGGAAAGAGCAGTGAAAGAAAAGGCGGTCGATCTCGTTCCCATTCTCGTTCAGAATCCAGGTCTAGCTCAAAATCCCGATCTAGAAGGAAAAGATCACACTCAAAACACAG AAGTAGATCTGGCAACAGGTCACTCTCAAGACACAAGGACAGACGCAGATCCAGAAGTCCCCTGAAAAAACGGTCTAGATCTAGGGAGAGGCGGAAATCAAGAAGTCGCTCTCGTTCTCG GgacaagaaaagagacaaagaaaaggtcaaggaaaaagaaaaggccaaagaaaaggagaaagagagagacagagacaaggagaaggagagagaccgagacaaagacagggaaagagagcgagataaagagagaaacagggagaaggacagggagagagataaagagcgAAACAAAGATCGAGAGAGAGTCAGAGACAAAGACAGAGatagggacagggacaaggagaaagacaaagataaggacagggaaagggagaaagataaggagaaggaaaaagacaggGAAGAGGTAGAccagaacaaggaaaaagaagatactgagaaagaaggagagaaggagagagagaagattaAGGACAAGGAGGGTGATAAGGACAAAGGAGGGgacaaagacaaagaaaaggaaaaagatggggATAAGGAGAAGGAgcgagaaagagaaaaagacagagatgataaaaagaagaaagagaagaaatccaGAACACCCCCCAGAAGCTATAGCTCTTCAAGAAGATCTCGTAGCTCCAGCAG AGAAAGGCGTAAAAGGAAGAGTAGAAGTCTCTCCAAGTCTCCTAAAAcatccaaaacaacaaaaagaaagtctTCACGAACTCCTTCTCCGAGAAG aaacaagaaagaaaaaaaaagagaaagagatacaaataatgaaagaagagaaagagaacgCTCCACCTCcaagaaaaaaagtagtaaagaaaaagagggaaaggagaagtctGACAAAGGCGCCGCTACTTTGAAG GACAAAGATCACACTAAAGAGGATCAGAATTCAGAAACTGACAAGGAAGTAGACAACAGAGATACACAAAGGACAGATGAAGTCAAAGTACAACAGAATGGGAACTGTCAACCAAATGAAGAAGACCTCTCAATTAAAATGGAAGAGGTTTAA
- the SREK1 gene encoding splicing regulatory glutamine/lysine-rich protein 1 isoform X1, which translates to MMNSSGIGVPLGFPLGPTSVIQVTNLSSAVTSEQMRTLFGFLGDIEELRLYPPDNAPLAFSSKVCYIKFREASSVGVAQHLTNTVFIDRALIVVPCAEGKIPDEAKALSLLAPAPTMTSLMPGAGLLPIPTPTPLTTLGVSLGTLGAIPAAALDPNISALGEIPQPPIMGNVDPSKIDEIRRTVYVGNLNSQTTTADQLLEFFKQVGEVKFVRMAGDETQPTRFAFVEFADQNSVPRALAFNGVMFGDRPLKINHSNNAIVKPPEMTPQAAAKELEEVMKRVREAQSFISAAIEPESGKSSERKGGRSRSHSRSESRSSSKSRSRRKRSHSKHRSRSGNRSLSRHKDRRRSRSPLKKRSRSRERRKSRSRSRSRDKKRDKEKVKEKEKAKEKEKERDRDKEKERDRDKDRERERDKERNREKDRERDKERNKDRERVRDKDRDRDRDKEKDKDKDREREKDKEKEKDREEVDQNKEKEDTEKEGEKEREKIKDKEGDKDKGGDKDKEKEKDGDKEKEREREKDRDDKKKKEKKSRTPPRSYSSSRRSRSSSRERRKRKSRSLSKSPKTSKTTKRKSSRTPSPRRNKKEKKRERDTNNERRERERSTSKKKSSKEKEGKEKSDKGAATLKDKDHTKEDQNSETDKEVDNRDTQRTDEVKVQQNGNCQPNEEDLSIKMEEV; encoded by the exons ATGATGAACAGCAGCGGGATCGGGGTGCCGCTGGGCTTCCCCTTGGGCCCCACGTCTGTCATCCAGGTCACGAACCTCTCCTCTGCAGTGACCAGCGAGCAGATGCGGACGCTCTTCGGCTTCCTGGGCGATATAGAGGAGCTGCGCCTCTATCCCCCGGA CAATGCACCTCTTGCTTTTTCCTCCAAAGTATGTTATATTAAGTTTCGTGAAGCATCGAGTGTTGGTGTGGCCCAGCATCTAACTAACACCGTTTTTATTGACAGAGCTTTGATAGTTGTGCCCTGCGCAGAAG GTAAAATCCCAGATGAAGCTAAAGCCCTTTCTCTGTTGGCGCCTGCTCCTACTATGACAAGCCTGATGCCTGGTGCAGGGTTGCTTCCTATACCTACACCAACACCTTTGACTACA ctcGGTGTTTCACTTGGCACTTTGGGGGCTataccagcagcagcactggaccCTAACATTTCGGCCCTAGGAGAAATACCACAACCGCCGATTATGGGGAACGTGGATCCATCCAAAATTGATGAAATCAGAAGAACAGTCTATGTTGGAAACTTGAATTCCcag ACTACAACAGCAGATCAGCTGCTTGAATTCTTTAAGCAAGTTGGAGAAGTCAAATTTGTGCGAATGGCTGGTGATGAGACGCAACCAACACGATTTGCTTTTGTGGAATTTGCAGACCAAAATTCTGTACCTCGAGCTCTTGCCTTTAATGGAGTTATGTTTGGAGACAGGCCACTAAA aaTAAATCACTCCAATAATGCAATAGTGAAGCCTCCTGAAATGACACCACAAGCTGCTGCGAAGGAACTGGAAGAAGTGATGAAGAGAGTAAGGGAAGCCCAGTCTTTCATATCTGCTGCTATTGAGCCAG agTCTGGAAAGAGCAGTGAAAGAAAAGGCGGTCGATCTCGTTCCCATTCTCGTTCAGAATCCAGGTCTAGCTCAAAATCCCGATCTAGAAGGAAAAGATCACACTCAAAACACAG AAGTAGATCTGGCAACAGGTCACTCTCAAGACACAAGGACAGACGCAGATCCAGAAGTCCCCTGAAAAAACGGTCTAGATCTAGGGAGAGGCGGAAATCAAGAAGTCGCTCTCGTTCTCG GgacaagaaaagagacaaagaaaaggtcaaggaaaaagaaaaggccaaagaaaaggagaaagagagagacagagacaaggagaaggagagagaccgagacaaagacagggaaagagagcgagataaagagagaaacagggagaaggacagggagagagataaagagcgAAACAAAGATCGAGAGAGAGTCAGAGACAAAGACAGAGatagggacagggacaaggagaaagacaaagataaggacagggaaagggagaaagataaggagaaggaaaaagacaggGAAGAGGTAGAccagaacaaggaaaaagaagatactgagaaagaaggagagaaggagagagagaagattaAGGACAAGGAGGGTGATAAGGACAAAGGAGGGgacaaagacaaagaaaaggaaaaagatggggATAAGGAGAAGGAgcgagaaagagaaaaagacagagatgataaaaagaagaaagagaagaaatccaGAACACCCCCCAGAAGCTATAGCTCTTCAAGAAGATCTCGTAGCTCCAGCAG AGAAAGGCGTAAAAGGAAGAGTAGAAGTCTCTCCAAGTCTCCTAAAAcatccaaaacaacaaaaagaaagtctTCACGAACTCCTTCTCCGAGAAG aaacaagaaagaaaaaaaaagagaaagagatacaaataatgaaagaagagaaagagaacgCTCCACCTCcaagaaaaaaagtagtaaagaaaaagagggaaaggagaagtctGACAAAGGCGCCGCTACTTTGAAG GACAAAGATCACACTAAAGAGGATCAGAATTCAGAAACTGACAAGGAAGTAGACAACAGAGATACACAAAGGACAGATGAAGTCAAAGTACAACAGAATGGGAACTGTCAACCAAATGAAGAAGACCTCTCAATTAAAATGGAAGAGGTTTAA